In Blastopirellula sp. J2-11, a single genomic region encodes these proteins:
- a CDS encoding ATP-binding protein encodes MSPSIAPPLSSASAGDRMSINAAWLIKLRWVAVFGQLITILVVGSLLHIPIRWVVLFAAVAVTAGSNILLTLFYRRLRKAMDSGRGWENVLLGVMLLDLFSLTALLYFTGGMTNPFCIFYMVNLTLAAIVLPGRSVWWLAAITAVSIAFLFYDHVDVPLLTQPERMQTLRELRQIPLAQTGMYVAFLTCIFVIVYFTTRLTDEVRRRDAELRRAELQRASSEKLEALGTLAAGAAHELSTPLATIAVVAKEVQRELAGTPVSEELKADIALIRTELDRCRHILDQMSADAGQATGEPLVEVTSSQLAEEIRSLLDARLVDRLRITDRSDDAAVRAPRHLLAQSLRGLIKNAFDASPEGSEVVVLLERTAKHLVMTIQDEGPGMLPEILSRIGEPFFTTKDPGSGTGLGIFLAKNVIERIDGALRIESNSHEGTTVVVQLIRKREPWETTPAP; translated from the coding sequence ATGTCACCAAGCATTGCTCCCCCGCTTTCCTCCGCTTCTGCCGGCGATCGGATGTCGATCAACGCGGCTTGGCTGATTAAGTTGCGGTGGGTCGCCGTTTTTGGGCAATTGATCACCATTCTGGTGGTCGGCTCGTTGCTCCACATTCCGATCCGCTGGGTCGTCTTGTTCGCCGCGGTCGCCGTTACGGCGGGCAGCAACATCTTGCTGACCCTCTTTTATCGGCGGTTGCGCAAAGCGATGGATAGCGGACGCGGGTGGGAAAATGTCTTGCTGGGAGTCATGCTGCTTGATTTGTTTTCGCTGACGGCGCTGTTGTATTTTACCGGCGGCATGACCAACCCGTTCTGCATTTTCTATATGGTGAATCTTACTCTGGCGGCGATTGTTCTCCCAGGTCGCAGCGTCTGGTGGCTGGCGGCGATTACCGCAGTTTCAATTGCGTTCTTATTCTACGACCATGTTGACGTGCCGCTGCTGACGCAGCCTGAGCGGATGCAAACGCTGCGTGAGTTGCGTCAAATTCCGCTGGCGCAAACCGGCATGTATGTGGCGTTTTTGACTTGTATTTTCGTGATTGTCTACTTCACGACACGTTTGACCGACGAAGTCCGCCGCCGCGACGCCGAGCTGCGCCGCGCCGAATTGCAGCGTGCGAGCAGTGAGAAGTTGGAAGCGCTGGGGACCTTGGCCGCCGGCGCGGCTCACGAGCTTTCGACGCCGCTAGCGACCATCGCTGTCGTTGCGAAAGAGGTGCAGCGAGAATTGGCCGGTACGCCGGTCTCCGAAGAATTGAAAGCCGATATCGCGCTGATCCGAACCGAGCTCGATCGGTGTCGGCATATTTTGGATCAAATGTCGGCTGACGCTGGTCAGGCGACCGGCGAACCGCTGGTCGAAGTTACGTCGAGCCAGTTGGCCGAGGAAATTCGAAGTCTGTTGGATGCTCGGTTGGTTGATCGGCTCCGAATCACCGATCGCTCTGACGACGCCGCGGTTCGCGCTCCGCGCCATCTGTTGGCGCAATCGCTGCGGGGACTGATCAAAAATGCGTTTGACGCCTCGCCGGAGGGAAGTGAAGTCGTCGTCTTGTTGGAGCGAACGGCAAAACACCTGGTGATGACGATTCAAGACGAAGGGCCGGGGATGTTGCCGGAGATCTTGTCCCGAATTGGCGAACCATTTTTTACGACCAAAGATCCCGGTTCAGGAACCGGGCTCGGCATTTTTCTAGCGAAAAACGTGATCGAACGGATCGATGGGGCGCTGCGAATCGAATCGAATTCGCACGAAGGGACGACCGTCGTCGTGCAACTCATCCGCAAGCGAGAGCCCTGGGAAACGACGCCAGCCCCTTGA
- a CDS encoding Rieske (2Fe-2S) protein: protein MFRPLARLDELLAEGVLFRVVGELWVGLFEIDGQVYALDARCSHAGALLTRGEVCDGAVTCPIHHWRFRICDGRYLDQNMPRHDLRTFVVKIIDDQIEVDLPEY from the coding sequence ATGTTCCGGCCACTCGCTCGTCTTGACGAACTCCTCGCAGAAGGAGTTCTCTTTCGAGTCGTCGGCGAACTCTGGGTCGGCCTGTTTGAAATCGACGGCCAAGTCTACGCGCTCGACGCGCGCTGCTCGCATGCCGGCGCTCTGCTGACCCGCGGCGAAGTCTGCGACGGCGCCGTCACCTGCCCGATCCACCATTGGCGCTTCCGCATTTGCGATGGCCGCTATCTCGACCAAAACATGCCGCGGCATGACCTGCGAACCTTCGTGGTAAAAATCATCGACGATCAAATCGAAGTCGACCTGCCAGAGTACTGA
- a CDS encoding 3-deoxy-7-phosphoheptulonate synthase, with protein MHQTDNVNVRSIEKLVSPREIKQDISVAEESQDFVFESREHIKRILSGEDDRMLAVVGPCSIHDPATALDYARRLKEVADEVNDRLFIVMRVYFEKPRTTVGWKGLINDPHLNDTFDIGSGFRIARQLLVDITELGLPAATEALEPITPQYIADLISLASIGARTTESPTHRQMASGLSMPVGYKNGTDGSLQIALDAMTSAGSPHSFLGIDAEGATCVVHSNGNPWGHLILRGGRSGPNYAREDIRDAIAQLEKSKLHSNLLVDCSHANSNKDHTQQKNVWRDVLTQRTEGNRSIIGMMLESNISPGNQKLGAEPSSLTYGVSITDACIGWDETADLLREAHAQLSQSAASTT; from the coding sequence ATGCACCAGACTGACAACGTCAACGTCCGTAGCATTGAAAAGCTCGTTTCGCCGCGAGAAATCAAGCAAGATATCTCTGTCGCCGAGGAGTCGCAAGATTTCGTCTTTGAATCGCGCGAGCATATCAAGCGCATTCTCTCGGGCGAAGATGATCGCATGCTGGCGGTGGTCGGCCCTTGTTCGATCCATGATCCGGCGACGGCGCTCGACTACGCGCGTCGTCTAAAAGAAGTGGCCGACGAGGTCAACGATCGCCTGTTTATCGTCATGCGGGTCTACTTCGAGAAACCGCGCACCACTGTCGGTTGGAAGGGGCTGATCAACGATCCTCACCTGAACGACACGTTCGACATCGGTTCTGGATTTCGCATCGCGCGTCAGCTGCTGGTCGATATCACCGAGCTCGGTCTGCCGGCGGCGACCGAAGCGCTGGAGCCGATCACGCCGCAATATATCGCCGATCTAATCTCGCTGGCCTCGATTGGCGCACGCACGACCGAATCGCCGACCCATCGCCAAATGGCGAGCGGCCTTTCGATGCCGGTCGGCTACAAAAATGGAACCGATGGTTCACTGCAAATCGCGCTCGACGCGATGACCTCAGCCGGCAGCCCGCACAGCTTTCTGGGGATCGACGCCGAAGGCGCGACTTGCGTCGTTCATTCCAACGGCAACCCCTGGGGTCACTTGATCCTCCGCGGCGGTCGCTCGGGCCCCAACTATGCTCGCGAAGATATTCGTGATGCGATCGCCCAATTGGAAAAATCGAAGCTGCACTCCAACTTGCTGGTCGACTGCAGCCACGCCAATTCCAACAAAGATCACACGCAGCAAAAAAATGTCTGGCGTGACGTGCTGACTCAGCGCACTGAAGGAAATCGCTCGATCATCGGCATGATGCTCGAAAGCAACATCAGTCCCGGCAACCAAAAATTAGGCGCCGAGCCTTCGTCGCTCACCTACGGCGTTTCGATCACCGACGCCTGCATCGGTTGGGACGAAACTGCCGACTTGCTGCGTGAAGCCCACGCGCAACTTTCGCAATCCGCGGCTAGCACCACCTAG
- a CDS encoding TAT-variant-translocated molybdopterin oxidoreductase: MKSDSQKNYWRSLDELENTPEFEQFLHREFPVAASEFPEGVSRRRWMQLMGASLSLGAGVVGCDFPKALRFPEETIAPFAVRPENRVPGKTEKFASTLEIAGSVRPVVVTSYDGRPIKVDGNAEHPEGQGSDQYIQATVLEVYDPDRLRGLTEFKGEEHFDRSWDEFEISWKNIAEELGAGGKLAVLTQGSASPSYQDSLKKLRQRFPQAKVYQYDSITRESEAAGVQAAFGQSVTPKYHLDKADVIVVIDEDFFGMHPTGQRNSKEFAVRRAPEEGEMNRLYVVESQFTTAGLAADHRIAVPATRIASFVADLEARMAGGEVAEPAEDADRHEKFIIALVDDLKKHPGKAVIAVGPRQPAEVQAAVWKLNQQIGAIGETVELIDAALPISGEVGTLEELTTQLNGGSLDTVIVISGNPGYDAPANIPFSAAFKKAKRRLFFGYYNNETSADANWVLPEAHGLESWGDYVAADGSYCLAQPLIETIFNGLSKAEFVALLAGSEEKDGRTIVRRVAKDRVGYATESVWKKMVHDGFAGGVAGKTQSVQLADNIAALTAAKDAWKQRPAKDEVELVLTPGTSTYDGRFANNCWLQELPDTLTKLTWDNALLVNPTTAEALGLKQGILATITSGGESIDAPVYLMPGLALGTISLALGYGRTHAGKVGGEVAIGIDPVGVDAGKLRRSDAMSVVTGVQVKSTGKSYLLATTQDHHSIDKIGLAEIARRIPTLVREGTVEEFEHHPDFAQHVVHHPPLESLWTEASYDGHAWGMSIDLSKCLGCNACVVACQAENNVPIVGKEQVSKGREMHWLRIDRYFAGDPEDPVAVTQPVTCHHCENAPCEQVCPVAATLHSDEGLNDMIYNRCIGTRYCGNNCPYKVRRFNFLDYRASDYRFEESNRQLAELVFNPEVTVRNRGVMEKCTYCVQRIQNTKIDARRDRRAIGANEIKTACQEACSTSAIQFGDLNNPENNAAKNHKNPRAYAMLAELNIKPRTKYLARIRNPHPWLADPFVELEHIPGHEGHVETDGEHAHDHEHADHEEHAPAKTESKAPQ; the protein is encoded by the coding sequence ATGAAGTCCGACTCGCAAAAAAACTATTGGCGCAGCCTCGACGAGCTCGAAAATACGCCCGAGTTCGAGCAGTTTCTGCACCGTGAATTTCCGGTCGCCGCCTCGGAATTTCCTGAGGGGGTCTCGCGCCGTCGCTGGATGCAGTTGATGGGAGCGTCCCTGTCGCTGGGCGCCGGCGTCGTCGGTTGTGATTTTCCGAAAGCGTTGCGTTTTCCGGAAGAGACGATCGCGCCGTTCGCGGTTCGCCCCGAAAATCGGGTCCCCGGCAAGACCGAGAAGTTCGCCAGCACGCTGGAGATCGCCGGCTCGGTTCGTCCGGTGGTCGTCACCAGCTATGACGGTCGCCCGATCAAAGTGGATGGCAACGCCGAGCATCCCGAAGGGCAGGGCTCGGATCAATACATTCAGGCGACCGTCCTGGAAGTTTACGATCCCGATCGGCTCCGCGGTTTGACCGAATTCAAAGGCGAAGAACATTTCGATCGTTCCTGGGACGAGTTCGAAATCTCGTGGAAGAACATCGCCGAAGAACTGGGCGCCGGCGGCAAATTGGCCGTGCTGACGCAAGGCTCGGCTTCTCCCAGCTATCAAGACTCGCTCAAGAAACTTCGCCAGCGTTTTCCGCAAGCGAAGGTTTATCAATACGACTCGATCACGCGAGAGAGCGAAGCGGCCGGCGTGCAAGCGGCGTTTGGCCAGAGCGTCACGCCCAAGTATCATCTCGACAAAGCGGATGTGATCGTCGTCATCGACGAAGACTTCTTCGGCATGCATCCAACCGGACAGCGCAACTCGAAGGAGTTTGCGGTTCGTCGCGCTCCGGAAGAAGGCGAGATGAATCGCCTGTACGTTGTCGAGAGTCAGTTCACCACCGCCGGTTTGGCCGCCGATCATCGCATCGCCGTTCCGGCCACGCGGATTGCCAGCTTTGTCGCCGACCTTGAAGCTCGCATGGCCGGCGGCGAAGTCGCCGAGCCGGCCGAAGACGCCGATCGTCACGAGAAGTTCATCATCGCGCTGGTCGACGACCTGAAGAAACATCCAGGCAAAGCGGTCATCGCCGTCGGCCCGCGTCAGCCGGCCGAAGTTCAGGCCGCCGTCTGGAAATTGAATCAGCAGATTGGCGCGATCGGAGAGACGGTCGAGCTGATTGACGCCGCATTGCCGATCTCGGGCGAAGTCGGCACGCTGGAAGAATTGACCACGCAATTGAACGGCGGTTCGCTCGATACGGTCATCGTCATCAGCGGCAATCCCGGCTACGACGCTCCGGCGAACATTCCGTTTTCCGCCGCGTTCAAAAAGGCCAAACGCCGGCTCTTCTTCGGCTATTACAACAACGAGACTTCGGCCGACGCCAATTGGGTTTTGCCTGAAGCGCACGGGCTTGAGTCGTGGGGCGATTACGTCGCCGCCGATGGAAGTTACTGTTTGGCGCAGCCGTTGATCGAAACGATTTTCAACGGACTCTCGAAGGCCGAGTTCGTCGCACTGTTGGCTGGTTCGGAAGAAAAGGACGGACGAACGATCGTTCGCCGCGTCGCCAAAGATCGCGTCGGGTACGCGACCGAATCGGTTTGGAAGAAAATGGTGCATGATGGTTTTGCAGGCGGAGTCGCCGGCAAGACGCAAAGCGTTCAGCTGGCCGATAACATCGCCGCGCTGACCGCCGCTAAGGATGCCTGGAAGCAGCGTCCTGCAAAAGACGAAGTCGAGCTGGTGTTGACGCCGGGAACGTCGACCTACGATGGCCGCTTCGCCAATAACTGTTGGTTGCAGGAACTGCCTGACACGCTGACCAAGTTGACCTGGGACAACGCGCTGCTGGTCAATCCGACCACGGCGGAAGCGTTGGGCTTGAAGCAAGGGATCTTGGCGACGATCACCTCGGGTGGGGAGTCGATTGACGCGCCGGTTTACCTGATGCCGGGCCTGGCCTTGGGAACGATCTCGTTGGCTTTGGGTTACGGTCGCACGCACGCTGGCAAAGTGGGCGGCGAAGTCGCAATCGGCATCGATCCGGTGGGGGTAGATGCTGGTAAATTGCGACGGTCCGATGCGATGAGCGTCGTCACCGGCGTCCAGGTCAAATCGACCGGCAAATCGTACTTGCTGGCGACGACGCAAGACCATCATTCGATCGACAAGATCGGCCTGGCCGAAATTGCTCGCCGAATTCCGACGCTGGTTCGCGAAGGTACGGTCGAAGAGTTCGAGCATCATCCGGACTTCGCTCAGCATGTCGTTCATCATCCGCCGCTCGAGTCGCTGTGGACCGAAGCGTCGTACGATGGGCACGCTTGGGGGATGTCGATCGACCTGTCGAAGTGTTTGGGCTGCAACGCTTGCGTTGTCGCTTGTCAGGCCGAGAACAACGTGCCGATCGTCGGCAAAGAGCAGGTCTCGAAGGGACGCGAGATGCACTGGCTGCGGATCGATCGCTACTTTGCTGGCGATCCGGAAGATCCCGTCGCCGTGACGCAACCGGTGACTTGTCACCACTGCGAGAACGCTCCGTGCGAGCAGGTTTGTCCGGTCGCGGCCACGCTGCACAGCGACGAAGGCTTGAACGACATGATCTACAACCGCTGTATCGGTACGCGGTACTGCGGCAACAACTGTCCGTACAAAGTGCGTCGCTTTAACTTTCTCGACTATCGCGCCAGCGACTATCGTTTTGAAGAATCGAATCGCCAGTTGGCCGAGTTGGTCTTCAATCCGGAAGTCACCGTCCGTAATCGCGGCGTGATGGAAAAATGCACCTACTGCGTGCAGCGAATCCAGAACACCAAGATCGACGCTCGCCGCGATCGCCGCGCGATCGGCGCCAACGAAATCAAAACGGCTTGCCAAGAAGCTTGTTCGACCAGCGCCATTCAGTTTGGCGATTTGAACAATCCCGAAAACAACGCCGCCAAGAATCATAAGAATCCGCGCGCTTACGCGATGCTCGCCGAGTTGAATATCAAGCCGCGGACCAAGTACCTGGCTCGAATTCGCAACCCTCATCCTTGGTTGGCCGATCCGTTTGTCGAGCTGGAGCACATTCCGGGTCACGAAGGGCATGTCGAGACTGATGGCGAACATGCTCACGACCATGAGCATGCCGACCACGAAGAGCATGCTCCCGCCAAGACAGAATCCAAAGCTCCCCAATAG
- a CDS encoding quinol:electron acceptor oxidoreductase subunit ActD: protein MSKKKDNARPQTLGLLVEFDDQDVLLKACEAVRDAGLTKTDAHVPFPVHGIDEALGIRKTILPWIVLAMGLTGGISGLAMQYVLNATEQPGALFSGYPYLISGKPTFSLPANIPVTFELTILLAAFGAFFGMLILNQLPTFSNPLFRHRNFARATNDRFFLVLNAADPKFKLHKHREMLEAFSPLAIDEIEADPSSNQIPTIFKYAAIIFLSLLTVPPMLVWNARNTTSPLPRLHPILDMDDQVKAKTQTTSPIFADGRAMRPRVPGSVARGEWRPLEFLTGIVPEGAETSDVAFLQEEEKAETPEDEAKPAEEKPADEKPAADAAAPAEDLPPEPDWVTQFPATLEINTTLIERGRQRFNIYCAVCHGLAGDGNGLVSIRAFELQQPTWVQPTNLHDPNVVKQPVGRVFNTITNGIRKMPGYAAQIDPEDRWAIVLYLKALQKSRDASIQDVPQIEADALKGQGN from the coding sequence ATGTCTAAGAAGAAAGACAACGCGCGTCCTCAAACGCTAGGCCTCTTGGTCGAGTTTGACGACCAGGACGTATTGCTAAAAGCCTGCGAAGCGGTTCGCGACGCCGGTCTGACCAAGACCGATGCGCATGTTCCTTTTCCGGTTCATGGAATCGACGAAGCGCTCGGGATTCGCAAGACGATCCTGCCGTGGATCGTCCTAGCGATGGGGCTGACCGGCGGCATCTCCGGCTTGGCGATGCAGTACGTCTTGAATGCGACCGAGCAACCGGGCGCACTCTTTTCGGGCTATCCCTATTTGATTTCAGGTAAGCCGACCTTCAGTTTGCCTGCCAATATTCCGGTCACGTTTGAACTGACGATCTTGTTGGCGGCGTTTGGCGCGTTTTTCGGCATGTTGATCCTCAATCAATTGCCGACGTTCTCCAATCCGCTCTTTCGGCATCGCAACTTCGCCCGAGCGACGAACGATCGCTTCTTTTTGGTGCTCAACGCCGCTGATCCAAAATTTAAGCTGCACAAGCATCGTGAGATGCTCGAAGCGTTCTCGCCGTTGGCGATCGATGAGATCGAAGCCGACCCGTCGAGCAATCAGATCCCGACCATTTTCAAATATGCCGCGATCATTTTCCTATCGCTGCTGACTGTTCCGCCGATGCTGGTCTGGAACGCTCGCAATACGACCTCGCCGCTTCCTCGTCTGCACCCGATCCTTGACATGGACGATCAGGTGAAAGCGAAAACGCAAACGACTTCGCCGATCTTCGCCGACGGTCGCGCCATGCGTCCGCGCGTTCCCGGTTCGGTCGCTCGCGGTGAATGGCGACCGCTCGAGTTTTTGACCGGCATCGTTCCTGAAGGAGCAGAGACTTCGGACGTTGCTTTCCTGCAGGAAGAAGAAAAGGCCGAGACGCCGGAAGATGAGGCGAAACCCGCCGAAGAGAAACCTGCGGATGAAAAACCTGCGGCTGACGCAGCGGCGCCGGCCGAGGATCTGCCGCCAGAACCTGATTGGGTGACGCAGTTTCCGGCGACGCTAGAGATCAACACTACTCTGATTGAGCGTGGGCGGCAGCGGTTCAACATTTACTGTGCGGTCTGTCATGGTTTGGCGGGAGACGGCAATGGGCTCGTCTCGATCCGAGCCTTTGAATTGCAGCAACCCACTTGGGTGCAGCCGACCAATCTGCATGATCCAAATGTGGTCAAGCAACCGGTCGGGCGAGTTTTCAACACGATTACCAACGGCATTCGCAAGATGCCTGGCTATGCAGCGCAAATTGATCCCGAAGATCGCTGGGCGATCGTCCTCTACTTGAAGGCGTTGCAGAAGTCGCGTGACGCGTCGATTCAGGATGTGCCGCAAATTGAAGCCGACGCGCTGAAGGGTCAAGGAAACTAA
- a CDS encoding cytochrome c family protein produces MDRFLFPRWVNRFVPLAGAGFVAFAIYSGVVFVFATAPETISVGHAPIQPVPFSHRLHAGRLKMDCRYCHNTVDEAAQAAVPPTATCGNCHSPAGADGTAKYAAVLVNSPNLEPVHSSIATGESVDWQRVHDLPDFVYFDHSAHVTRGVSCVSCHGRVDTMDVVTQVEPLSMAFCLDCHRSPDAHIRPLDEVTNLAWQAPGSETDPHAAALLGAEIRKENDIQPSTNCSTCHR; encoded by the coding sequence ATGGACCGCTTCCTATTTCCACGTTGGGTAAACCGTTTTGTGCCGCTAGCCGGCGCCGGTTTCGTTGCGTTCGCAATCTATAGCGGCGTAGTTTTCGTCTTTGCGACGGCGCCCGAAACGATCAGCGTCGGGCACGCTCCGATCCAGCCGGTGCCGTTCAGCCATCGGCTGCATGCCGGTCGATTGAAGATGGATTGCCGCTATTGCCACAACACGGTGGACGAAGCGGCTCAAGCCGCGGTGCCGCCGACCGCGACCTGCGGCAACTGCCACAGCCCGGCTGGCGCCGATGGAACCGCCAAGTACGCCGCGGTTTTGGTCAACAGTCCGAATCTAGAGCCGGTGCACAGCAGCATCGCGACCGGCGAATCAGTCGATTGGCAGCGCGTGCATGACCTGCCTGACTTCGTCTACTTCGATCACAGCGCTCATGTGACCCGCGGCGTTTCCTGCGTTAGCTGTCACGGCCGGGTCGACACGATGGATGTCGTCACCCAAGTCGAGCCGCTTTCGATGGCCTTCTGTCTTGATTGTCACCGCAGTCCTGACGCTCATATCCGTCCGCTGGATGAAGTGACAAATTTGGCCTGGCAAGCGCCCGGTTCCGAAACGGACCCGCACGCCGCCGCACTGTTGGGTGCTGAAATCCGCAAAGAAAACGATATTCAACCTTCCACGAACTGTTCGACGTGTCATCGATGA
- a CDS encoding response regulator transcription factor codes for MTRPTLLLVDDDDTLRNRLTRAFSARGYDVYAAANYEEAISQAIEAKPERAVLDLKMPGRSGLDLLRDLREVSPTTKAVLLTGYGSISNAVEAIRLGAVNYVTKPADADEILAAFDEKAAEDLAASPIEYQPQSLAEAEWGHIHRVLDDCGGNLSEAARLLGIPRRTLQRKLKKLAP; via the coding sequence ATGACTCGACCCACGTTATTGCTTGTCGACGATGACGATACCCTGCGGAACCGGCTGACGCGGGCTTTTTCGGCCCGTGGTTACGACGTTTACGCGGCGGCGAACTACGAAGAAGCGATCAGCCAGGCGATCGAGGCGAAGCCGGAACGAGCCGTGCTGGATCTGAAAATGCCTGGCCGCTCTGGCTTAGATCTGCTGCGCGATCTGCGAGAAGTCTCCCCCACGACCAAGGCAGTCCTGCTAACCGGTTATGGGAGTATTTCCAATGCGGTGGAAGCGATACGGTTAGGCGCAGTCAATTATGTGACAAAACCGGCCGACGCCGATGAGATCTTGGCCGCGTTTGATGAGAAGGCGGCGGAGGATCTGGCCGCCTCTCCAATTGAGTATCAACCACAATCCCTGGCCGAAGCGGAATGGGGGCATATCCATCGGGTCTTGGATGATTGTGGTGGAAATCTTTCCGAAGCGGCTCGCTTGCTGGGTATCCCGCGGCGCACTCTCCAGCGCAAATTGAAGAAATTGGCGCCCTGA
- the nrfD gene encoding NrfD/PsrC family molybdoenzyme membrane anchor subunit, which yields MATVDEVADITLETPGKRAPLVTGGLNFGSITEIVAGVPEQKKPPLAWYIGFCVSLAALGMLFALIGYLVLTGVGVWGNNVPVYWGWPIVNFVFWVGIGHAGTLISAILCIFRQNWRTSINRFAEAMTIFAVCCAGIFPAIHIGRVWVFYWLFPYPSLYLNMWPNFRSPLLWDVFAVSTYATVSVLFWYMGMIPDLATLRDRTKSRVHQIGYSIAALGWNGSARQWSRYEKAYILLAALAAPLVLSVHTIVSFDFAVSQLPGWHTTIFPPYFVAGAVFSGFGMVLTLIVPAREWFGLKDLVTTRHLENICKILLATGSMVGYAYAMEFFMAWYSGVPNEQFTFLNRAFGPYYWAYWTMVTCNVVVPQIFWFKKCRTTPWIMFVASIFVNIGMWFERFVITVTSLSRDFLPSSWGYFSPTWVDIGMFVGSFGLFFTLFLLFLRFMPMVAMAEVKSVMPHGEHDPIAEADHV from the coding sequence ATGGCCACAGTAGACGAAGTCGCCGACATTACGCTGGAAACTCCGGGCAAGCGTGCGCCGCTTGTGACGGGCGGGCTTAATTTTGGCTCGATCACCGAAATTGTCGCCGGCGTTCCGGAGCAAAAGAAACCGCCGCTCGCGTGGTACATCGGCTTCTGCGTCTCGCTTGCGGCGCTGGGGATGCTGTTCGCGCTGATCGGCTATCTAGTGCTAACCGGCGTCGGCGTGTGGGGTAACAACGTTCCGGTCTATTGGGGTTGGCCGATCGTCAACTTCGTGTTTTGGGTCGGTATCGGTCACGCTGGAACGCTGATTTCAGCGATTCTCTGCATCTTCCGTCAAAACTGGCGAACCAGCATCAACCGCTTCGCTGAAGCGATGACGATCTTCGCCGTTTGCTGTGCCGGTATTTTTCCGGCGATTCATATCGGTCGCGTCTGGGTCTTCTATTGGCTCTTTCCGTATCCGAGCTTGTATCTCAACATGTGGCCGAACTTCCGTAGCCCGTTGCTGTGGGACGTGTTCGCCGTGTCGACGTATGCGACGGTGTCGGTGTTGTTTTGGTACATGGGGATGATCCCTGACTTGGCGACCTTGCGAGATCGAACCAAGTCGCGCGTTCACCAAATTGGTTACAGCATCGCCGCACTTGGCTGGAACGGTTCGGCTCGCCAATGGTCGCGTTATGAGAAAGCTTATATCCTGTTGGCGGCTTTGGCGGCGCCGTTGGTGCTTTCGGTTCATACGATCGTTAGTTTCGACTTCGCCGTTTCGCAGTTGCCGGGTTGGCATACGACGATCTTTCCGCCGTACTTTGTCGCCGGCGCCGTGTTCAGCGGTTTTGGCATGGTGCTGACGTTGATCGTGCCGGCCCGCGAGTGGTTTGGCCTGAAGGACCTGGTCACGACGCGGCATCTCGAAAACATCTGCAAGATCTTACTGGCGACCGGCTCGATGGTTGGCTACGCCTACGCGATGGAATTTTTCATGGCCTGGTATAGCGGCGTGCCGAACGAACAGTTCACCTTCCTCAATCGTGCGTTCGGTCCTTACTACTGGGCTTACTGGACGATGGTTACCTGCAACGTCGTGGTGCCGCAGATCTTCTGGTTCAAGAAGTGTCGCACGACCCCTTGGATCATGTTTGTCGCGAGTATTTTTGTGAACATCGGCATGTGGTTCGAGCGTTTCGTGATTACGGTCACGTCGCTGTCGCGCGACTTCCTGCCGTCGAGTTGGGGTTACTTCTCTCCGACTTGGGTCGACATCGGCATGTTCGTGGGCAGTTTCGGTTTGTTTTTCACGCTGTTCCTCTTGTTCCTTCGATTTATGCCGATGGTCGCGATGGCCGAAGTAAAAAGCGTCATGCCGCACGGCGAACACGATCCCATAGCTGAGGCCGATCATGTCTAA